One segment of Gasterosteus aculeatus chromosome 3, fGasAcu3.hap1.1, whole genome shotgun sequence DNA contains the following:
- the LOC120816351 gene encoding transferrin receptor protein 1, whose protein sequence is MRATTRASERRWHRYVVIGAQRDAWGACFATSTVGTSLLVELARSVSDMVKNDGFKPRRSIVFASWSAGEYGSVGATEWLEVKYPDSSSTLYSQFAKRSLEPNVLEPFKLDAAAYPFLAFSGIPSVSFGFTSGNLEYPYFGTELDTREKLNVAAGNQVPQLAETAARFAGHMVLRLVHDHLLRMDVMKYNNIIRNHVV, encoded by the exons atgagagccaccacgcgagcgtcggaaaggagatggc ATCGATATGTCGTAATCGGCGCTCAGAGGGATGCATGGGGGGCGTGTTTTGCTACGTCGACCGTCGGCACCAGCCTCCTCGTGGAGTTGGCCCGTTCCGTCTCGGACATGGTGAAGAATG ATGGTTTCAAACCAAGGAGAAGCATCGTGTTCGCTAGTTGGAGTGCTGGGGAATATGGGAGTGTTGGCGCCACCGAGTGGTTGGAG GTGAAATATCCAGACAGTTCTTCGACACTCTACTCCCAATTTGCAAAGAGGAGCTTGGAGCCGAATGT ATTGGAGCCTTTTAAGCTGGATGCTGCTGCTTATCCTTTCCTCGCTTTCTCTGGCATCCCCTCGGTCTCATTTGGATTCACCTCTGGTAACTTG GAATACCCGTACTTCGGCACAGAGCTGGACACCAGGGAGAAACTGAACGTGGCTGCGGGCAATCAGGTTCCTCAGCTGGCAGAAACGgcggctcggttcgcaggtcacaTGGTGTTGAGGCTGGTCCATGATCACCTGCTGCGTATGGACGTGATGAAGTACAACAATATTATCCGCAACCATGTTGTCTAG